GACGAAACAAGTATTGACGATTTAGAAAAATTACCACAAGCAAGTTACAAACATCACGTGAAAGCTCGTAAAAGTGGCTATATTTCCTTTATTGAAGCAGACGAAATTGGCACAGCAGCGATGCTTTTAGGTGCAGGGCGCGCAACGAAAGAATCTGAAATTGATTTAGCAGTTGGAATTTTATTAAACAAAAAAGTCGGAGATCGTGTGCAAGAAGGGGACGTATTAGCAACCATTTTTGCCAATAACTCAGATGTAGCGGAAGTGAGCGATCGTATTCTTGAGTTTATGGAGATTTCGGACAATAAACCAACAGTGCCGCAGTTAATCGAAGAAATTATTACTGCCTAAATTTGAAGGAAATAAATAATGACTTGATCAATGAACCGTAAACGTACTTCTAAAGAAGTATGCTTGCGGTTTTTTCATTTATTAGGATTCAAATGGCTATATCCAATAATCGATCGCCTGTCTGCGAGAATCGACCGTCCCCTTACAAAAATCGTTCTCTTAATTGTGCGAGTTTATTGCCTTTATCAATGTATCATTTATATGTGTGAATACTACTAATTTGCTCACCGTCACAAGCTCTTTCCTCCATTACTAAAAGGACTTACCTGACTTTAATTCTTTCTTCCACTATTTCTTTTAACTTGAAAGAATAAATCTTCTAAATCATGGCGAAACTGAAGGTGTCAGTAGAAATTGTCGAATCATATATCTTTTCTTCTAGTATTGTCGTTGACAAGGATTTGGTATTTGCAGTCACGAATACAAGTTGGAAAAGGAGGGAATTTCATGGCATTTACCATTATTCCAGTTACAGAAACAGCATTACTTATTCGAGTTGTGGGTGAGTTAGGAAATCATGAAACTCGAGAACTTAAAAAAGCCTTACAAACAGTGATTTATGCGAGAAAATGCGATCTATTAGTATGGGATTTTCATCAAGTCAGTTTTATGGATAGTTCTGCGATTGGTTTAATTCTTGGAAGAATAAGAGAGTTACAGGTCTACGGTGGAACGACGAAGATTCTCTGCTCTTCACCTACTCTAAAGAAAATATTTCAGTTTTCAGGATTATCGCCATTTGTTTCAGAAGAAACCGAAGATCAAGTGTTAGAACAAATAGGGGGTGCTACTTTATGGAAAACGAAATGACATTATCTTTTATTGCAAAAACGGAAAATGAACGATTAGCTAGAATGGTGATTACAAGTTTTTTGTCGACAATTGATCCAACTGTGGAAGAACTTTCGGAGTGTAAGACGATTTTGTC
The Paenisporosarcina cavernae genome window above contains:
- a CDS encoding anti-sigma factor antagonist (This anti-anti-sigma factor, or anti-sigma factor antagonist, belongs to a family that includes characterized members SpoIIAA, RsbV, RsfA, and RsfB.): MAFTIIPVTETALLIRVVGELGNHETRELKKALQTVIYARKCDLLVWDFHQVSFMDSSAIGLILGRIRELQVYGGTTKILCSSPTLKKIFQFSGLSPFVSEETEDQVLEQIGGATLWKTK